In a single window of the Balaenoptera acutorostrata chromosome 3, mBalAcu1.1, whole genome shotgun sequence genome:
- the WHAMM gene encoding WASP homolog-associated protein with actin, membranes and microtubules, giving the protein MEDEQPDSLEGWVPVREDLFADPERHQLRFLVAWNDVEGKFAVTCHDRTAQRRRREGSQPGPELVSEPVSEAAAPPPSWAGLLSAAGLRGAHQQLAALWPPLERCFPRLPPELDAGGGGAWGLGLGLWTLVWPARTDPGEAALQELCGQLERYLGQAADGCGGAAVRDALFPAEGCAADCESPREFRERALRTRRDEAGARLRQVLQGHEKANTMVALMKVYREEDEAYQELVTAATLFFQYLLQPFRDMRELATSCKLAILKSLDEDGLGPKRIVALQKEAQEWTRRAEEAIVSIQDITVNYFGKTVEALAGMQKQMAQDEKRFGQAAWATATPRLEKLKLMLARETLQLMRAKELCLNHKRAEIQGKMEDLPEQEKKINVVDELEIQYYEVQLELYEVKFEILKYEEILLVTQLDSIKRLIKDKQDEVIYYDPCENPEELKVMDRVMGLQDDKNLEVKELSRQCQQLESKRGRICARRARLRNRKDHCKENHRLRLQQAEESIKYLHQHHSVQRKRDQKKEEEQKKKEWINQERQKTLQRLRAFKERCPSRSVLKSSRSQPVAPHRPSGLPRQTSPPTSQMTAVIHPSSRKTRSAPLSEVSNVITPEHEDCARNIPVQTFVPVGAQTHSKSSEELPLPPPPPPPPPPPPPPPPPPPPPPLPLPAPPFSSQSANHRNLHFRTSAKDDQPHPLVCESPAESPCGSSDSFTCPGSMDEVLASLRHDRAPLQKVQAPTLSPPRASVNEHILAAIRQGVKLKKVHPDLGPSPSNKPTSDLERSIKAALQRIKRVSADSEEEDDRDEQNPGEWDR; this is encoded by the exons ATGGAGGACGAGCAACCCGACAGCTTGGAGGGCTGGGTACCGGTCCGCGAGGACCTCTTCGCCGACCCCGAGCGGCACCAGCTGCGCTTCCTCGTGGCCTGGAACGACGTGGAGGGCAAGTTCGCTGTGACTTGTCACGACCGCACGGCGCAGCGGCGGCGGCGCGAGGGGAGCCAGCCCGGGCCCGAGCTGGTGTCCGAGCCCGTGTCCGAGGCCGCCGCGCCCCCGCCCAGCTGGGCAGGCCTGCTCTCGGCCGCCGGGCTCCGCGGCGCGCACCAGCAGCTGGCGGCGCTGTGGCCGCCGCTGGAGCGCTGCTTCCCGCGGCTGCCGCCGGAGCTGGacgcgggcggcggcggggcctggggcctggggctcgGGCTGTGGACGCTGGTATGGCCGGCGCGCACGGACCCCGGCGAGGCGGCGCTGCAGGAGCTGTGCGGGCAGCTGGAGCGCTACCTGGGCCAGGCGGCCGACGGCTGCGGCGGCGCCGCGGTGCGCGACGCGCTCTTCCCTGCCGAGGGCTGCGCGGCCGACTGCGAGAGCCCGCGCGAGTTCCGGGAGCGAGCCCTGCGCACGCGGCGGGACGAGGCGGGGGCGCGGCTGCGCCAG GTGCTTCAAGGGCATGAAAAAGCCAACACCATGGTAGCATTAATGAAAGTGTATCGAGAGGAAGATGAAGCATACCAGGAATTAGTTACTGCGGCAACCCTGTTCTTCCAGTATTTACTGCAGCCATTCAGGGATATGCGAGAACTTGCAACTTCATGTAAGCTTGCTATTTTG AAGTCCTTGGATGAGGATGGTCTGGGTCCTAAAAGGATAGTTGCCCTGCAGAAGGAAGCCCAAGAATGGACCAGACGGGCTGAAGAAGCTATAGTCTCGATTCAAGATATTACAgtgaattattttggaaaaacagTAGAAGCATTAGCag gaatgcagaaacaaatggCACAGGATGAGAAGAGATTTGGTCAGGCTGCCTGGGCCACAGCAACTCCCAGGTTAGAAAAACTCAAGCTGATGTTAGCTCGGGAGACTCTGCAACTCATGAGAGCCAAAGAGTTGTGTTTAAATCACAAAAGAGCTGAAATTCAGGGAAAG ATGGAAGATCTtccagaacaagaaaaaaaaataaatgttgtagACGAATTAGAAATACAATATTATGAAGTTCAGTTAGAACTATACGAGGTTAAATTTGAgatattaaaatatgaagaaatactGCTTGTTACACAGTTGGACTCTATTAAAAGACTtataaaag ATAAACAGGATGAAGTTATCTATTACGATCCATGTGAAAATCCAGAGGAACTTAAAGTCATGGATCGTGTAATGGGGCTGCAGGATGATAAGAATTTGGAGGTGAAGGAACTCAGCCGGCAGTGCCAGCAGCTGGAATCTAAACGGGGCAGGATCTGTGCCAGAAGAGCCCGTCTCAGGAACAGAAAG GATCACTGCAAAGAAAATCATCGACTCAGATTGCAACAGGCTgaagaaagcataaaatatttgcaTCAGCATCATAGCGTTCAGAGG aaaagagaccagaaaaaagaggaggagcaaaagaaaaaagaatggataaaccaagAACGCCAAAAAACACTCCAACGATTGAGAGCATTTAAAGAG agaTGTCCAAGTCGCTCTGTCCTAAAGAGCTCTCGCTCACAACCTGTTGCTCCACACCGGCCGAGTGGACTTCCCCGGCAGACATCCCCGCCGACTTCTCAGATGACGGCGGTGATCCATCCGTCCTCTAGGAAAACCAGAAGCGCTCCCTTATCTGAAGTTAGTAACGTGATAACCCCTGAGCATGAAGACTGTGCTAGAAACATCCCTGTTCAGACTTTTGTTCCAGTTGGTGCCCAAACACACTCCAAATCAAGTGAGGAGTTGCCactgcctccccctcctcctcctccaccaccaccaccaccaccaccaccaccaccaccaccaccaccaccgctgcCCCTCCCTGCTCCGCCCTTTTCTTCTCAATCTGCAAATCATCGGAATTTACACTTCAGGACTTCAGCGAAAGATGATCAGCCGCATCCTCTAGTGTGTGAATCGCCCGCTGAGAGCCCGTGTGGTTCCTCAGACAGTTTTACCTGCCCAG GGTCGATGGACGAAGTGCTGGCCTCCTTAAGGCATGACAGGGCCCCTCTCCAGAAGGTGCAAGCGCCCACGTTGTCCCCTCCCCGTGCCTCAGTCAATGAGCACATTCTGGCTGCCATAAGACAAGGGGTCAAACTGAAGAAAGTTCACCCTGACCTTGGCCCAAGCCCCAGCAATAAACCCACCAGCGACCTGGAGAGGAGCATCAAGGCGGCGCTTCAGAGAATTAAGAGAGTATCTGCTGACTCGGAGGAGGAGGACGATCGTGATGAGCAGAACCCTGGCGAGTGGGACCGTTAG